Below is a window of Corvus cornix cornix isolate S_Up_H32 chromosome 10, ASM73873v5, whole genome shotgun sequence DNA.
AGtcaatgaaattaatttactggTTTATGGCTGTTCAGGGCCTTAATATAGATTGTTGGTAGACAAGTGtccttctttcaaaaataatttaaagaattaGAGCCAGTAATTTGTTCCTTTCTTGGCAATTCCAGCAGCGAGGCAGGAATAAAATATGAACAGAAAGACggaggtttttctttcttgttggAATAATGCCAGATTCTGTGCTAAAGCAGGCAGCAAAGGTAATCTTACATTGCCTGTGGTTGGAATAAAATGTCGTCTACCGTCTTACAAATAAATTCAGGATTTAAAAGTTCTACATTCTGCATTCCCCCCTATAGAGAGAATAATTGTGTTCAAAATAACCTACGGATCAATAAAAACTAagtcatgtaaaaaaaaattgcaaaccCCAAATTTTTATCCTTTAAAGTTGTCCATTTTTAGGGTGACTGTTCCATTCTGTTGATTGGTTTGTTGGTCTCTTTCAGGGTACACTGAATGTCAATAAGCACCGAGCACAGCTGGAAGCTTTTGTTCGGCTTCAGGGGTTTGGCAGCAAAGACACAGGTGAGGAGCCGGTTTTCAGTTATCAATCAAGATGAAGGCCGAGACACTGCAGTGCTTGTGTGGTTTTCATGGGCCAGAAATGAGGCTGAAAATTAACCAGAGGGTGGAACTTGGGAGCAAAactccttcctctttcttaGCACCTTTGGCCATATTTTGGCCTCTTGTCCTGTTTCCCTGCATCTCTGAAGCGAAATGTGAAATGCTGATGCAAATTGTTGTCCCTGTGCTTTGCTCCAACCTCAGGTGACCACTCCTTTGACTGCAATAAGAGTTTGCATAGATGTTGGCAGGATTAGGAAGCTGGTCTTCGTGAACATAATTGGAAAATTGCCTTTTGGATCAAGCTGATCCAGGATTATCTCTCTGGCATGAGTTACTAATCAACACCTTTGAAGGAGCAGTCCATTACCCTTGCACAGACACATTGGCCCAGCTCTAACTAATAACTACTTTCAAATGTTCCTGTGACAGACCCTGCAGTCAAACCAGTGCTCAATAtactcattattttttaaaagcttgttttATTCTGAACCCTGCCCAGAATCCTGTGGCAGTGGCTTTCCCAATTTAACTATGCtgtgtgtttttaaagctgctgcCTAAGAACAATGAACTCATCCCAGCCTATGCTGCTTTTTATCCAAAAGTTCACTTACAGAATTCCTTAATAggtccttaaaaaaaaaaaaaaagaggaaaaggttttcctttccttgcaaTATTAATTACTTACCAGTAGTCCTTTTTGGAAGAAATCATattggaaaagtaattttctgttatttcagcaGAATGCTGCCAAGAATGGAGGGATTTGAATTTTTGTAGCAGATTAtagttctgtttattttaaatacagaactCCAAAGTGACATCCTTATTTATGGGGCCAAGGCTCGGAATCGTGCAATCCACGGGGATGTGGTGGTGGTTGAGTTGCTCCCTGTGCATGAATGGAAAGGAAGGACTGTTGCCCTCTGTGAAAATGAGACTGAGGACAAAGCACCTGCAGACACCACAGGTGACCCTATGCCCACAGGTAAGGAGAAGCATCCTTTTAATTCCCTGCTGATAAATaacgaaaaaaaaaattgttaggTGAAGAAGTATCCCAGTGTGACATGCCTGGGTACCTTGGGAACTTAGAGTCTCGTTTGAAATTATTACTCTGCAGCTATAGCTGCATCTTAAATTTTTGTTGAGGTCAGAGCTAGAAGTTTTAAGAGGTTAATTCTCTTTTTGTAGGGAAAtgatattttgttttgctctttgctgTTAAAAGTTTTCTGTATTACTAGAATTGGCCACgtttcagcagcagtgagaaTAATTTATGTCCTGTATCAATTGAAATCTATACATTGAGTTAGTCTCCATATAAATAAAAGCTCATTAAAATCTGCCTGTGCCAACAATAGTTTATGACACACTTGTATTGTCTGCACACCATATGTTGTTGGCAATTGTGACACAGATTTGGGGACACATCAGTTCATTTTACGAAGCAATGAATCTCCTGTACCTCCCACATATTTGCTTTCTTGGTCCTGTTAAACTCTTTAATGCACAATGTTCCTTATTTAAAGGTAAAGTAGTTGGAATCATCCAAAAGAACTGGAGGGATTATGTGGTCACTTTCCCTTCTAAAGAAGAGAGCCAGTCCCAGGGCAGAAATGCTCAGAAAGTCCTTGTAACACCTTGGGATTACCGAATTCCCAAAATCCGGATCAGCACTCAGCAGGCTGAAGCATTACAGGTAATTTAACTGAAGTGTTTCTCTGTTCTGTGTTCTTACAAAGCTGTGTGGGTGTTATATGCTCtaatgatgttttctttgaCAAAAACATGGTAAAACTATTAAAGTGAAGTCTGTGAGGGTTCAATTTCTGCCTTGAAGGATTGTGTTCAATTCCTGTCGGAACCACTTCAGGTTAAGACGCTTATTTGAGTTCTGAATTTGGCCACGCTTACATACCacttgctttgggttttttctgataAATGAAAGGTCCTGTTAGGGGTATACAAATTGTACTTTTAAGGGGAACAGTGCTGTTCTAACAGAGCTGCCTTGCTGCAGGAGTACAGAGTTGTCGTGCGCATCGATTCCTGGGAGTCAACTTCCCTCTATCCAAACGGACACTTTGTGAGAGTTCTGGGGAGAATTGGAGATCTTGAGGGGGAAATCGCAGCAATTCTGGTGGagaacagcatttctgctgccCCTTTCTCAGAAATCCAGGTTTGTCTTTGTGATCAGATCCAGTCTTTTCTGTTCATTTCCAGGGCCTTGTTTCTCAAAGAGAGGGACCCTTTTACAGCCGAACATCTTTGTTGCCAGTGGGTTTTTGAAAGCCcattttgaaagctgaaaatttattattattttagtttatttttctggaatcTTTTGGATCAGTGGTTCTATTGACACTATGGATTTTCAAGTCAAGAGCGATTTTAATAGAATCCATTTGCTGTGAGGAAAGATTACAAACTCTTAATTCAAATTTGAGCTAGGCTTTTAAGATGTTTCTGTCTTTAGTGTGTGGTTATGCTACTTATCCTAAAGTCCTCCTCCTACTGTattaaatactttgttttcaacTGGGAGAGGATCCAGCTTTCTCAGGTAACTATTTTGATTATACCTACaattaactgaaagaaaaagactgtAAAAGACCAATATGTAGTGGTTATATTTGCCAGAGCTGCAGTATCACCACAGTAATAACACTGGTTACTAATGCACATAGaattcttttcaattttttccatACTTTCCATAAAGTAAATGTAATGGACTTGGAAAATTAAACAcaagaagaatttgaaaaacTAATTAAATCTAATTAGTTGGTATCTTTTTGTAGAAAATATAGATTTATGTTCAACAATATTTCTGTACAGATGAGTGAAATGCCTGTGAGTTCTCCGAAGAATCCATGGaaagtgagtccagaggaggaaaaaaaacgCCTTGACTTGAGAGATACCCACTTGATATTCAGCATTGACCCCAAGGGCTGCGAGGATGTGGATGATGCTCTCTCTGTCAGGACTCTGCCCAATGGCAATCTCGAGCTGGGGGTGCACATTGCAGATGTGACTCACTTTGTGGCAGCAAATTCCTACACTGATGTTGAGGCCAGAGCAAGGTaagttattttctgaaaattagaaaattcaTGAAGCTCAGAAGTTTGTGATGCTACCTTTAGGAAActttggaaggaaagaaacatgCTTCCACCTTTCATGTCCTACTAAAGACTTGTTAAAGCTAATTAAACTATTATATAACTAATtacattctgcttttatttggaCACATTTTCCAGAAAGTTATAGTATAAGGTTATTTTTCCCTCATCACTCCTCTTTGCTTTAGAGTCTAATTTAACATCTGTGActtgaagtatttttgaaaacCACTCGTTTGTATTCCAAGGGAGATGAACACCCACAAAATGGAATTAAGTCTCACATTAATTTAATTCCAGAGGTATTTGTCAGGCTTATGTTTTAATATTCAATCTTGTCTTTTAATGTCCAAAtatttcattcccttttttcttttattgtcgCTATTTGGACTTAAACTGCTGAATCACTTCATGAACTGTATTGTTTGTAGATGCAAAGAAGTATAAACTGTAGGCAGCAGAGATGTTTGATGTACCCATTAAATCACCTATTCTTCAGTGAGCATATTTTGTCCAGCCCTGGTTCTGCCCTTAATGGCAGCTGAAATACCAAGGAAGGCAAAATTAGGGTTTTACTGTACAAATagctatttaaataattttactttggTATTGCACCTGTGAGTGTTCTGTAGAAAtaaccttttaaaatcagaCTATGAAGCAATGCTTACACCCCAGACCCAGGAGTCCTGGTGAGAAGAACAGCAACTGTGTTTTGTTCCTCAGGGCTACCACGTATTACTTAGCCGATCGGCGCTATGACATGCTGCCCTCTGTCCTCAGTGCTGACGTGTGCTCCCTCCTCAGCGGAGTGGACAGGTAAGGGTTTGGAATTGTTCTGAGCAAGGGAGACTTTTACAAGTCATTTTGCATTATTACTAAATCATCAACTGGAAGAATTGTGTACATTAGAAATTACCTTTCAGTTCTACCACAGGTAGGCTGAATTTTATAGACCAGTTTATATCAATTTACAGGCTCAGTTGGCTGCTAGCATGAGGATATGCAGGGTGCAGAGGTGTTCATTGTGAATGCATCtgactaataaaataaaaatggataaaaataacTATCACAGTGTAGCTCTGCTTTAACACAAAGGAGACCTTATACCTTAGGGGTACTCTGCTTCAGCAGATGAACTGAAAATACTGCTGTGTAGCTGGTCCTCATTTAAGTTGTGATGCATGAGACTGAAAGGCAAGTGCATTATTTAGTGGTGTTGCTGAGCACTGgtttcatgaagaaaaagatgCTTCCACAACCATAATtaagtctataaaagagttgaATGTGCTTGAAATGGGAGTTTAAGTCTACCAGAACTATGTCAGAACTGTGGTGTTGTCTTTCAGATACGCTGTGAGCGTCTTgtgggagctggagaaggaatcGTACGAGACGCTGAGGGTTCAATACACCAAAACTCTCATCCGCTCTGCCTACAAGCTGGAGTATGAGACAGCACAGGGATTGTTGGATGGAGACACGAGTGTGGTGGGGGATATCCTGGAACTGAAAAGCCTGGATGAAGGAATGAGGCAGAAGAAGCTGGCTGAGCTGGTTTGGGCCATATCCAAGCTCACCGACATAGCACGACACATCCGAGCTAAGCGGGACAGGTGCGGCGCgctggagctggaagggatcgAGATCCGAGTGCAGCTGGATGACAGACGGAATATCCATGACCTCATTCCCAAGCAGCCGCTGGAAGTGCACGAGACCGTGGCGGAATGCATGATCCTGGCCAACCACTGGGTGGCGAAAAGAATTTCCGAGGATTTTCCCCACCAAGCTCTGCTGCGGCAACACCCTCCACCACGACAGGAATTCTTCACTGAGCTTCGAGAATGTGCCAGTGCCAAAGGCTTCTCAATAGACACACGGTAGCTTTTATTACTAAAGTTCTGTAATTAAAGTTAAGCAGTTAACTACTTGGCCATATTATCATTACAAACAATTCCAGCTCCAAGTATCAATGTTAAGAGACACTGCATAGCAGTTCTTGAAACAAATTTTATCAGAACCTTTCTGATGATGTTCTGACCAGGGGAAGCTGCCTGCATTCTGCTGGCTGTACTGCAAGTGGCAGTGGCTGAATAATTTCAGACATATTCAGATAAAGCATTTGTTCAGTCACTGTGCACTGGTCAAGCTCTTGCAGTGGCCTTGTTTGCACTGTATTTCCTGGGTAAGAGAGTACTGGTTTAAATTAGGTTAATTCTGTGCAGTGTAGTAATTTTAAATGActcaaaataattcagaattacTTGGTCAAGATAACATGAGAAGGCCATGGTGGAAGGCATCAGTAGAGCCTCTGTGACCTGGGTGTCACCTTGTCCCATTTGTGCTGGACACAAAGGTTTTGGACCAGCTCTCTCTTTTGTACTGCATAGGAAGGGGTTTTGCTCCAGTCCCTGGTTCTCCAGGTTGCAGCAGATAACTGGGTGAAAACTGGgttttttctaaacattttccTAGAGCAGAACTGTTATTAAACTGCATTGAAAGTTTCAATATCATTGTGCTTGCCATTTTTTTATGAGTAACTATTAACTTCTATGTGGGTTTTATGCTGTTGTTACCTATAAGCCATTATGACCTTCTCGACAGGTCTAACAAAGCTTTGGCTGAGTCTCTGGACAGAGCAAACGACCCCTCGGATCCCATTGTGAACAAACTGCTGCGCTCCATGGCCACCCACGCCATGTCCAACGCCCTATACTTCTCAACTGGTTCTTGTCCCGAGGAGCAGTTTCATCATTATGGTACCTGGTCATTCTTCTGCCTTTGCTGTGATTTCTGGACTCTTGCAGGAGGCACATGATGGCTTTGATTGCTaacctctcttcctttctcttggCAGGGCTGGCCCTAGAGAAATACACTCACTTCACTTCTCCCATCAGGAGATACGCTGACATTGTTGTGCACAGGCTCTTGATAGCAGCAACCCTGAAGGGAACCACAGGGGATGTTAAGGATAACATAATCAGTAACAAGTATCTTGAGGAGTTGTCCAGACACATTAATAACAGGAATCGGGTAAGGGGGTCCTTGTGGGAGTCTCCATGGTGCCCTAGGGAATGGGATACTAGTCCCGACTGTGCTTTTGGGAACTAAGAGTATCactttacttttatttttatttgtagtgcattgaggtttttttaaatatgttttcttctgaGAGTGGTTGTAAAAGTGCCTTCATATTTCACTTGTACTTCATGTAAGATTTCCTTTTAGCTGTAATTTTTCTAGGGGACAGGTAAGGGAGTAAATAAtgggaaaaagcagctgtgcaAATCAAAGCCAAAGACGCCTGTTGGAATACTTACGTAGGTTTTTGTCTCTCTTTGTGTGCGGGGTGCTCACAGGCAGCGCAGCGTGCTCAGAAGCAGTCCACAGAGCTCTTCCAGTGCATGTACTTCCGAGACAGGAGCGCCGAGAGCGACGAGCGCTGCGTGGCCGACGGGGTCGTCTACTCCATCCGCACCAACGGCGTGCTCGTCTTCGTCCCCCGGTGAGCCTGGCACGGCTGGGAATGGGCTGGGAAATAACACCTGGTGTTAGTGGAATGCTgggagggcacagcctgggTATAAACCAGCTCAATGCAGATGTGTCGTCTCCAGCATTCCAGAGGGTTGGCTGTGAGGCTCAAGAGCCAGAAGCTCCCCAGCCAGGAAAGGCTGCCTTAGAGAGAGCCCAGGGCAaacatgctgctgctcttcaagtagcttttttttaatggagaacTTGTCTCCTCACTGTCTGTCCAGAAAAACCTGTAAAGCTGCTCTTTTCCCATCACTGAGCCATTCCAGGCCCCACCCAGAACTAAGATAATGGATCACTGACTATTTCACTTTTGCTTTACTGCTCTCAGAACACTTCAGTCACTGTCTCCACGCTGTTTTCAAATCTGGGTTTCTGTGACACCACCTAtcagcatccctggagcaggaTTATCAGGCTGCCGTGCCCACCCCTTCCTGTTGCTTTTCTACAATCCCAGCCAGCCTGTGGGTTTCAAAATTAAGACACCTGAAAAGGCTGAAAACGGTTAGAacagcttctctgcttttttgtaGATATGGAATCAAAGGTGCTGCctacatgaaaaacaaagagggCTTGGTCATCTCCTGTCAAGGGGCTGGGAACTGCCAGTGGAAGCCTGGGTCCCTCCATCGCTCTCAGCATAAAATCACCTCCACTACAACTACTGGAGACTCAGTGACCTTGAGCCTTTTCGATCACATCACAGTGAGTATCTCatcagagaggaggaaaaggaaatagcaccatcagaaatataaacaaaatattgcTTTCCAGGTGAGAATCCTTGTGCAGACTTCCCGCTGCCACGCTGACACTATCAAGCTGGAAATCATCAGGAACGCACCGCACCACACTGCGGACACAGAGGCCGCCCAGAAGAGTTTCCATGTGGTGAAATCTGACTTGGTGAAAGAAGTCAGCCAGTCTGCAGAGGAAACCCAGCGTGCCCAAGAGAGAGCCAGGGTGGAAGTGATGGATGAGGAGTCCCAGGAGTTCTGCCAGACCAAGGGGCCCAGCCTGtaccagctgctggaggagatccgggagctggcactgctggatgTGACAGAGGACATCACGATGTGAACTGGGACCTGGCACCggctgcctggggctgtccTGCTCCTGTTCACTGTGCACAAGTGgttgggggattttttaaaaagcagtttatttaaatattcaagTGTTCTTTTACTAAGCTCAATGtctattttaaataagaattatttttatctgattATGGGTATGGGTGAGttatgaaaagattttttacCTGATAAAGCTCATATTTCAGACTAAAGACACTGGGCTGTGAATTATTTTAAGTATCAttcaaaaaattactttgctcATGTTGTCCATAAATTAGGTTCTTAAAACCTAAATACCTCCTTCTTCCCTACAAGGATATAAAAAGCAAATTCCTTCATAAAATAACACCTGGTACCCTGAGGGTAGTGGCTTAATTCAGTGTCTAGAAATTCAGTACTTTTTACTATTGGAAGGGGTGATTCCCCTTCATTCcacaaaagggaaaagctgttgTGTAAGGAAAAACAAGACTCTAAGAAGAGGATGAAGCAGAGCTTCAAGCAGAGAGCAGGATCAGGTAAGGAAGGTCTTGTTCCCTGAGGGGAGGTACTTGTCTGGGGAGAGATGTCTGACCCAAGGGATGGGGAAGTGTGGGAGGCCTGGCCTTGTAAGAGCCTCATACAAGAATTTCAGGTTTGACTTCTGAAATTTAATAGCTTccattttataagaaaaatatataagtAATGGataagcagtttaaaaaaatccagtatccctgttaaaaaaaccccaaacccacaactTTAATAGCAACTTAATCCATCAACATCCCAGTTAATTCAGTTTGACATAAATTATAAACTATAGTCAAAGTAGGTCCAAAAACTCATAaacatttcctaaaaaaaacattttgggaGGTGGAAAAGAAGGCTCAAGTGCAACTGAAGAACTTTGTTCTGTTTGCTGGTGTATGGaactgctcctctgcagcttccaGGGAAGAGTTCTGTCCTGCAGTGATGCCATGGGAAAGACTTCCCTGAAGCTTCTGGAGTGCCAAGAGCCAGCAACATTTCAGTATAATGACAGTACTTAAAGCAGGAGGGTCTTTTGGTCAAGAAAGGCATTCACAGTGTGGGGAAGTTACTGCTCTTCCCTGGCACATTCCAGTTCTTCATCTGTGGGAGCATCCTTGGCTGCAGGAACCTGAGTGTCTTCAATAAGGTCAGTGGGATCCTGAATAACTGGGCTGTCAAACTCCTCTTCTGAGTAACTACTGGGGAGCTCTAttgaggagagaaagaaaaaccataAGCAGACACTGTTGCTGTGTTTAACTGATGGTTCCATCACCAGAATCCCAGTCTGTGGCAAAGGCAGCTCAAAGGTAACAGGGTGAGCTGCATTTCACCAAGACAAAACTGTCACAGCTTGGCACAACAAGCAGGGGAGCAGTGACGGCTCTGGAGTTTAACTACAGGAAAACTGTTAAAATATGAGAGTTACACATTATAGCACTTACTAGAAAAGCCATCAGAGCCATGACCCAGCAGCTCAGGCCACTGCCCTCACTGAAACTGGGGTCCTTACCCTGGTTTTGGGACTGGCTGTGGCCCTGCAGCCGCGCCTGCCTCCGCTCCAGGGCCAGCTGCCGGTTCTTCTTCATccgctcctgctgctcctccgTCAGAGTTGTACCAGGCAGGGAATTCAGTtcttctgcatttccagagcGGGAATGTGCATCTTCAGCAGCTGGATCCAGTCCATtgctttccccttctccttctggTTAAAAACAAGGGTTGGCAGGGGGAAGAAGAGCAGAATCAACACCTTTAACCCATAGAGATTGACTACATGTCAGTCAAGAGAATATTCTGAAACCATTTCTATGATCTACATTTTGTATTGACAGCTGAAGATCATTgtataatataattttaatggGCAATTTTCTGCCTAGGCCCACATCTCCAATAGTCAAAGGACACAACAAGTGCTCagagctcacacacacagaataaTCAATGCCTGAGTGTAAAGAGGCACAGCACACTGAGTTAGCAACAGGAGCTGTGCTTGAAGGGTCAAAAGGGACAGGAACTCCAGGCAATCTTTAGGGCCAGGTAATTTTCCTCCCAACCCTACTAATAAAACACTCTCCTTAAGGAAGTGGCAGGAGTAGCTACAGGAATTCCAACctttcaaggccaggctggatggcaCCAatggaagctgtccctgcccatggcaggggatggaacagggtgggttttaaggtcccttcccacccaaacccttCCAGCATTCTGTGAAGCAGAGGTTTGAACACACACACTGAATACTGTTCTGAATTCAGTGTGCTCTATTACAGAGATATTTGTTCATCTGCCAGCACTGAAATGTGCAAGGTGGAGGCAGTTCAGTTAGACAAGCTTCACcacccagagagcagcagagcactcTCGAAAGAGTGCCCAAGGCCTCTGCACCACTTTAAGCCTGTGAATAGAAAGGTGAGCTGACAAAAGGGTTGGGTTGTTAATACAATGCCCCAgcttgaatttttatttcacacttGTGAGATGCCTGCTCTAGCTTTTCCCCTGAAGGCTGGGCAGCTGTAGCAGTGCACTCAGTCACACAGTTCAGGAGCAGCTCAACAACACATTTAAAGCCCAGTGTATGGAACCATCGCACAGAACATCTGATCACTCTACAGACCCTGTCGGCAGGAACCACTCGTGTTGCTGTCCGTGGCTGCTTCTGGCTGCAGTGCAGTTCTCACcaatgcagcagcagtgaagacaGCCACGTGTCACCAACTGCCCCAAGCTGAGGCCAGATCTTACCACTCATGAACTCATCCACCAAAACACCATTCCCAGGCACTGGCTGAGGTTCACATGAAGACAAACGGGACAAGGGGTAGATAACACTCTCAAGACTATCACACTCACAGTGAAGGTATAAAAACCTGCACAAGGTCCTTAGGAATGACAATGAAAttccctcctttctgctgctAAAGTTTCTAACTATCACATGAAGCTTCctcttctaattaaaaaattgtttatgtCTAATTTCTATCTGATTGGAAGAGACTCTTGACTTATGTCCTCAGTAAATGCTGGGTTTTGATCCTGGAAGAAGGAatgctcccagcagctgtgtgcCAGAACTGACAGACATAACAGTGCCCCCCACATTAGCAGGTACTTTGCCTATGAAGGGCACCACACCCTGACTGCACTGCAACTCCCTGGAGGATGTTTATGATTCCTCCTTCTGTAAGATCCAAGAGTTCTCCAGACTGCACTCATGTGAGAGTGCAACACAAACCTGTGTGCTCAATAACTGCATTTCTGGAGGGTTTTTTGAAGAATATTTCTAACAATGCTGGTTAATacccattttccatttcctttcagcagaccatacaattttatttattttcacatacTTATGTGCAAGTATGTGCATACTTATGTACCAGTTCAGTTTTGTCATCATAAGATTCACAGAAGCCTGGTTTTAAAGGAGAGACCTCTCAGCAGCTTCTTCTGCATGAGAAAAGCGTATCATGACCATTCACTTCTGGTCAGTGCAAGGGAAGTAAATAACCTTAAGCACTGAAGTACTGAAcaaacagcagagagagcatACCTTCATTATTTTTGAAGTCTTCATGTAAAATAGGAAGATCAAGTCTAATCCGCTTTAGGCAGGTCTGCAAATGGGAGATTAAAACACTGGTACTTCATCTGTAGCAAGTTTTTATGTTCAACTTTGGGAGTATGGGAAAACCAcagcaatttcattttatgctgtattactctgaagaaaatactCCTTTCACTCAATGTCCATTTGAGACACACACCTTCAATGCTGTGGATCATCTTCCCAGTCCTGCATCTATCACCCAGCCAGGTGAAGCTGAATTCTTTACCAGTCTTCTTTTGCAGgttcaaacattaaaaaacaaccaaacaaaacccccaaacccacccagTTCCAGCACTCTTAAGCAACTTTCTGTGGTTAAAGATGTCCTGAAAATGCTGAACCATTCTCCAAAGTAttatttcaaatacataaaGGTTGTATCTAAACTTAAATACCAGACAAAGCTCTAAActgagagaaattaatttaaataacattatACTTCTTAGCAGTATGCACAACCTAAGTCTTCTTTTGCTGCATAATTGATCTCCTAAACGTACCACTTGCACTATTCCAAACAGCATGAAGAGAAACTGACAGAAACAATTCATACCTGaacttcctttttgtttcccaAAGACTCCACTCTGTCAATAAAATCCTCAAACTGCAGTTTTGGGAACAGTCTGTGAGCCCAATGCTCCATATGTTGTATCAGTGTCTTCAGGTCCTCTGCCTAGAGCAAGAAAGACAACACCCAGCTACTAAACCTGACAGAGTCAGGAGACTGCAGAGGTAAACAGGACACTAAATCCTGAAAACATGAAGCATCTGCAGATTGACAGTCTCTGGAAAATGTAAGCAGTATGAATGTGTGGGtaacctttccttcctcctcccacaaT
It encodes the following:
- the TIPIN gene encoding TIMELESS-interacting protein; translated protein: MIDPLENNLFDLPDYDNTEDETFPPLPPPASPGRDDAEWAQANGDGNQQSQTKDSAVTTQKAVKRPRPRLDAQRLISERGLPALRHMFDNVKFKGKGHEAEDLKTLIQHMEHWAHRLFPKLQFEDFIDRVESLGNKKEVQTCLKRIRLDLPILHEDFKNNEEGEGESNGLDPAAEDAHSRSGNAEELNSLPGTTLTEEQQERMKKNRQLALERRQARLQGHSQSQNQELPSSYSEEEFDSPVIQDPTDLIEDTQVPAAKDAPTDEELECAREEQ
- the DIS3L gene encoding DIS3-like exonuclease 1 isoform X2 codes for the protein MRLRTKHLQTPQVTLCPQEYRVVVRIDSWESTSLYPNGHFVRVLGRIGDLEGEIAAILVENSISAAPFSEIQMSEMPVSSPKNPWKVSPEEEKKRLDLRDTHLIFSIDPKGCEDVDDALSVRTLPNGNLELGVHIADVTHFVAANSYTDVEARARATTYYLADRRYDMLPSVLSADVCSLLSGVDRYAVSVLWELEKESYETLRVQYTKTLIRSAYKLEYETAQGLLDGDTSVVGDILELKSLDEGMRQKKLAELVWAISKLTDIARHIRAKRDRCGALELEGIEIRVQLDDRRNIHDLIPKQPLEVHETVAECMILANHWVAKRISEDFPHQALLRQHPPPRQEFFTELRECASAKGFSIDTRSNKALAESLDRANDPSDPIVNKLLRSMATHAMSNALYFSTGSCPEEQFHHYGLALEKYTHFTSPIRRYADIVVHRLLIAATLKGTTGDVKDNIISNKYLEELSRHINNRNRAAQRAQKQSTELFQCMYFRDRSAESDERCVADGVVYSIRTNGVLVFVPRYGIKGAAYMKNKEGLVISCQGAGNCQWKPGSLHRSQHKITSTTTTGDSVTLSLFDHITVRILVQTSRCHADTIKLEIIRNAPHHTADTEAAQKSFHVVKSDLVKEVSQSAEETQRAQERARVEVMDEESQEFCQTKGPSLYQLLEEIRELALLDVTEDITM
- the DIS3L gene encoding DIS3-like exonuclease 1 isoform X1, with the translated sequence MLRTEKVLQLRGQQGRAVRVVREHYLRPDVPCRSALCRSAQCRAACARDGKLLSDDVTHYVVPDCKVVQEYLEILEFPELKGIIFMQTACQAVQHQKGRRQYNKLRNLLKDPRHDCTVFANEFHQHCYLPREKGESMEKWQTRNIYSAAAWYYNHCLGQMPVVMVTEDEDAIRQYGNETEGVFVISFKNYLDNFWPDLKAAHELFDSIAQARRERESESQENHGKEYPEHLPVEILESGIKSGRYLQGTLNVNKHRAQLEAFVRLQGFGSKDTELQSDILIYGAKARNRAIHGDVVVVELLPVHEWKGRTVALCENETEDKAPADTTGDPMPTGKVVGIIQKNWRDYVVTFPSKEESQSQGRNAQKVLVTPWDYRIPKIRISTQQAEALQEYRVVVRIDSWESTSLYPNGHFVRVLGRIGDLEGEIAAILVENSISAAPFSEIQMSEMPVSSPKNPWKVSPEEEKKRLDLRDTHLIFSIDPKGCEDVDDALSVRTLPNGNLELGVHIADVTHFVAANSYTDVEARARATTYYLADRRYDMLPSVLSADVCSLLSGVDRYAVSVLWELEKESYETLRVQYTKTLIRSAYKLEYETAQGLLDGDTSVVGDILELKSLDEGMRQKKLAELVWAISKLTDIARHIRAKRDRCGALELEGIEIRVQLDDRRNIHDLIPKQPLEVHETVAECMILANHWVAKRISEDFPHQALLRQHPPPRQEFFTELRECASAKGFSIDTRSNKALAESLDRANDPSDPIVNKLLRSMATHAMSNALYFSTGSCPEEQFHHYGLALEKYTHFTSPIRRYADIVVHRLLIAATLKGTTGDVKDNIISNKYLEELSRHINNRNRAAQRAQKQSTELFQCMYFRDRSAESDERCVADGVVYSIRTNGVLVFVPRYGIKGAAYMKNKEGLVISCQGAGNCQWKPGSLHRSQHKITSTTTTGDSVTLSLFDHITVRILVQTSRCHADTIKLEIIRNAPHHTADTEAAQKSFHVVKSDLVKEVSQSAEETQRAQERARVEVMDEESQEFCQTKGPSLYQLLEEIRELALLDVTEDITM